A genomic window from Punica granatum isolate Tunisia-2019 chromosome 2, ASM765513v2, whole genome shotgun sequence includes:
- the LOC116194263 gene encoding endochitinase EP3-like, translated as MDLRKTLVTFSLVCLISGLTSQQAYGQNCGCSPDLCCSQYGYCGTGDQYCGTGCRSGPCYSSTPSTATPSGGSSVADIVSDSFFNGIIGQADASCAGKSFYTRQAFLDVANSYPQFAGGSADDSKREIAAFFAHVTHETAHFCHVEEIDGASKDYCDESNTQYPCAPNKGYYGRGPIQISWNYNYGPAGNDIGFDGLNSPETVANDPVISFKTAFWFWMNNVHSVIGQGFGATIRAINGNECNGGDSNAVQARVQYYTGYCNQFGISPGDNLTC; from the exons ATGGATCTGAGAAAAACCCTTGTAACCTTTTCTCTCGTCTGCCTAATTTCCGGTTTAACGTCACAGCAAGCATATGGTCAGAACTGTGGGTGTTCTCCTGACCTGTGCTGCAGCCAGTATGGATACTGTGGCACAGGAGATCAATACTGCGGCACAGGCTGCAGGTCAGGACCGTGCTACTCCTCCACCCCATCCACCGCCACACCTTCTGGTGGCAGCTCTGTTGCCGATATCGTGAGCGACAGCTTCTTCAATGGGATCATAGGGCAAGCTGATGCGAGCTGTGCTGGGAAGAGCTTCTATACAAGGCAAGCGTTTCTCGATGTGGCCAACAGTTACCCTCAGTTCGCTGGTGGTTCTGCAGATGATTCTAAGAGGGAGATTGCAGCATTCTTTGCCCATGTCACGCATGAAACTGCAC ACTTTTGCCACGTAGAAGAGATAGATGGTGCTTCTAAGGACTACTGCGATGAAAGCAACACGCAATATCCATGCGCCCCAAACAAGGGCTATTATGGTCGCGGGCCGATCCAAATTTCATGGAATTACAACTACGGACCAGCGGGAAACGACATTGGATTTGATGGGCTGAACTCTCCTGAAACAGTGGCCAATGACCCCGTCATCTCGTTCAAGACAGCTTTCTGGTTCTGGATGAACAATGTGCATTCCGTGATCGGTCAAGGTTTTGGGGCTACAATTAGAGCCATCAATGGTAATGAGTGCAATGGCGGAGACAGTAACGCTGTACAAGCGCGTGTTCAGTACTACACCGGCTACTGCAACCAATTTGGCATTTCTCCCGGGGACAACCTTACCTGTTAG
- the LOC116197322 gene encoding nicotinamide/nicotinic acid mononucleotide adenylyltransferase-like, translating into MDVPLPTDKLSLTSTINPEQKYVVLVATGSFNPPTYMHLRLFELGRDALNAAGYIVIGSYMSPVNDEYKKRGLIPAEHRIQLCQLASRSSDFVMVDSWEASQSTYQRTIAVLSRIKSCLCRERLLSEDSLKVMLVCGSDLLQSFSTPGVWIPEQVKIICKDFGVVCIRREGQDIEKIITDNEILSEHRVNIKVVDELVPNQISSTRVRECISRGLSIKYLTADEVIDYIKDNHLYLKSDEDK; encoded by the exons ATGGATGTTCCACTGCCAACGGATAAACTGTCCTTGACATCCACGATCAATCC GGAACAGAAGTATGTGGTTCTTGTAGCCACGGGAAGTTTCAACCCTCCCACTTACATGCATTTACGTCTGTTTG AGCTGGGAAGGGACGCATTAAATGCAGCGGGATATATTGTTATTGGAAGCTATATGTCACCTGTAAATGATGAATACAAGAAACGG GGCCTCATACCAGCTGAACATCGGATACAATTATGCCAATTGGCCTCAAGAAGTTCTGATTTTGTAATGGTGGATTCATGGGAG GCAAGTCAGAGTACCTATCAGCGAACTATAGCTGTTTTGTCCAGAATTAAGAGTTGCTTGTGCAGGGAAAGGCTGCTATCAGAGG ACTCCCTGAAAGTCATGCTGGTCTGCGGTTCCGATCTGCTTCAATCCTTTAGTACACCAGGAGTTTGGATCCCGGAGCAG GTGAAAATCATATGCAAGGACTTTGGTGTGGTTTGCATTCGCAGAGAAGGGCAAGATATTGAGAAGATAATAACTGATAATGAGATTTTGAGCGAGCACCGG GTGAACATCAAAGTTGTGGACGAACTAGTGCCTAATCAGATCAGTTCAACAAGGGTTAG GGAGTGCATTTCAAGAGGGTTATCAATAAAGTATCTTACCGCAGATGAAGTGATTGATTACATTAAAGACAACCATTTATACCTGAAGTCAGATGAGGACAAGTG A